Proteins co-encoded in one Strix uralensis isolate ZFMK-TIS-50842 chromosome 2, bStrUra1, whole genome shotgun sequence genomic window:
- the FZD4 gene encoding frizzled-4, translating into MCQNLGYNVTKMPNLVGHELQADAELQLTTFTPLIQYGCSSQLQFFLCSVYVPMCTEKINIPIGPCGGMCLSVKRRCEPVLKEFGFAWPDSLNCSKFPPQNDHNHMCMEGPGDEEVPLHSKTSLQPGEECHSMGSNSDQYIWVKRSLNCVLKCGYDAGLYSRSAKEFTDIWMAVWASLCFISTAFTVLTFLIDSSRFSYPERPIIFLSMCYNIYSIAYIVRLTVGRERISCDFEEAAEPVLIQEGLKNTGCAIIFLLMYFFGMASSIWWVILTLTWFLAAGLKWGHEAIEMHSSYFHIAAWAIPAVKTIVILIMRLVDADELTGLCYVGNQNLDALTGFVVAPLFTYLVIGTLFIAAGLVALFKIRSNLQKDGTKTDKLERLMVKIGVFSVLYTVPATCVIACYFYEISNWAVFRYSADDSNMAVEMLKIFMSLLVGITSGMWIWSAKTLHTWQKCSNRLVNSGKVKREKRADGWVKPGKGNETVV; encoded by the exons ATGTGCCAGAACCTGGGCTACAATGTCACCAAGATGCCCAACCTGGTGGGACACGAGCTGCAGGCGGACGCGGAGCTGCAGCTCACCACCTTCACCCCCCTCATCCAGTACGGCTGCTCCAGTCAGCTCCAG TTCTTCCTTTGTTCGGTCTATGTCCCGATGTGCACAGAGAAGATTAACATCCCTATAGGTCCCTGCGGTGGCATGTGCCTCTCTGTCAAAAGAAGATGCGAACCCGTTTTAAAAGAATTTGGATTTGCCTGGCCAGACAGCCTAAACTGCAGCAAATTCCCACCCCAGAATGATCACAACCACATGTGCATGGAGGGCCCAGGAGACGAAGAGGTGCCCCTTCATAGCAAGACCTCCTtgcagcctggagaggagtgCCACAGCATGGGATCTAACTCGGATCAGTACATCTGGGTGAAGAGAAGCTTGAACTGTGTCCTGAAGTGCGGCTATGACGCTGGGCTCTACAGCAGGTCAGCTAAGGAATTCACAGATATCTGGATGGCCGTGTGGGCCAGTCTTTGCTTCATCTCAACTGCCTTCACAGTTCTGACCTTCCTGATTGATTCATCCAGATTTTCCTACCCGGAGCGCCCAATCATATTTTTGAGCATGTGCTACAATATTTATAGCATTGCTTATATTGTGAGGCTAACTGTGGGCCGGGAAAGGATATCCTGTGATTTTGAAGAGGCAGCAGAACCTGTTCTTATCCAAGAAGGTCTTAAGAACACAGGATGTGCTATAATTTTCTTGCTGATGTATTTTTTCGGGATGGCTAGCTCCATCTGGTGGGTTATTCTGACATTGACGTGGTTTTTGGCTGCAGGACTCAAGTGGGGCCATGAAGCTATAGAAATGCACAGCTCTTATTTCCATATTGCAGCCTGGGCTATCCCCGCGGTGAAGACCATAGTCATTTTGATTATGAGACTAGTAGATGCAGATGAGCTCACCGGTCTGTGCTACGTTGGGAACCAGAACCTAGATGCGCTGACGGGCTTTGTCGTCGCTCCGCTTTTTACCTACCTGGTCATTGGGACTTTATTCATTGCAGCGGGACTCGTGGCCTTATTTAAAATCAGGTCTAATCTCCAGAAAGATGGAACTAAAACTGACAAACTGGAAAGACTGATGGTCAAAATCGGTGTCTTTTCAGTGCTGTACACCGTCCCAGCAACGTGTGTCATTGCCTGTTATTTCTACGAAATCTCCAACTGGGCCGTTTTCCGCTATTCAGCAGATGATTCCAATATGGCAGTGGAGATGCTCAAAATCTTCATGTCCCTCCTGGTGGGTATTACATCAGGTATGTGGATCTGGTCGGCCAAAACTCTGCACACGTGGCAGAAGTGCTCGAACAGACTGGTGAACTCAGGGAAAGTGAAACGGGAGAAGAGAGCAGATGGTTGGGTGAAACCTGGGAAAGGGAATGAGACCGTGGTATGA